gatacactaaaactcaatcctatatgcaatgtgatatcatgtcagtgaaaaacctcgtcggacacctaggagtacatgacaagacagaccacacactagtaagtcaggtcactttcactaagtaaaatcatagaaAAACTAGTTAGGGTCACactattttgcgagaatgttccaaccatgtgggatcaacataggcttagaGGAGCACTCAAATCAGGTGTATTTACTCTCAAGGCCTAGACTCTAAAGAGTTcgtcagggtctctccctcTTAATTTAGATCTAACCCAGAAAACAATTTAACATGTAGGttttatctatgaactatacataACACATGACtatttaattgttttcaaaataattttaactcgtcacgcctcaaagtgattcaactcatCGGGTTCGCACAATgaatcccatcacaatactcatcgttcattaacttgtcgcccttaaagggtctttcagtcgtgtgattgtacggtTCATATctcataactcaatgcacacaacatcttgATACATGTACGATCTCACAATTTAACGCatactcaacttgtcacttacacaCAGTTCATTACACTTTCATAATCCCAAGACATCACGTTATCACGCCTTATGCATCATATACATAtgacacaataataatattaatatgttatgttcatatgacTAATCATCtcacattaaaaaaacatttaaaatcatatacgTGTCACATGAgtttgaactatgcaatacacataattatataattgtttttaaaatacatttaactTGTTGcgtctcaaagtgattcaacttgtCAGGTTCCCACAGTgcatcccatcacaatactcgtcacaCATTAACTCATTGCCTTTAAAAGGTCTTACAGTCATGTGATTGTGCAGTTCATATCTCATAACTCAATGTCATCACTTTATACTTCACAATAACATGTTTAATCACATTGAAGAACGTATTAATCCCACACTTTTTCACAACACATGTCTTATCATTATCACTTCTcatacatcatatatatatatatatatatatatatatatatatatatatatatcacaataGCAATCTTTCAACATTTAAGGCATATAATTATTCactaatttattcatttaatagcAACTACACGTATATGTATAGTAAACAAGTATATCCTTACATTTCCTCCTAAGTTACTACGACCTTTGTAAAGTAAAATTACAAGTACAAGGAATGTATTAATCCTATTaagttcatacttatcttgtttTGAAGCTAAGACAATATCTACAACTattatgttgataaaaaaaactagtttgaCCATTAACTATGTCTAAACCTAAGGTAAACATTAGATCATTGCTTAATCCTGACAACTCGACCTTTACTCAGTAATTTGACTCTCTAAGGGGCTATGCAACTCTGAATTGGGTGAAACCAATGGAATTTGTTAGCTAACATTGAGGGATAATCCTTTTATGAAGACTATAAAACCTAATTCAATCATTTTCTTAGTCATTTTTTAGGCTATAAGTTAACTCATGTTGTCAGGAAAATAGTATGGGCTTAAAACAATTGATTTTCACTAAGCACAAGTGTGCTCTCATCAAGCATAGTCATGCTACACGAAAAACCTTTGTTTCGTGAAGCAAAAAAGGCAcaattcaaacttcaaaacacacccaaattaaaaaagaatagcacaaaACATGTGATCACATCATGGGTAATAAAACCCCTCAATCAATTTTAAGAAAGCATacaagaatcaagaattccCAAATTTTTAGGTTTCTAACATTCAAAGTCAAACACTCAATTAAATCATTCAATTCACATCAGAGCATCAATTGACCCGTCAAACATGGACAATTTATAGTTATCATTGTACACTTTACGTATGTTCACTTTACGTATGGACAATTTAATATTGTAAGGATCCTTACGTATGTTCACTTTAGTCTCAATTGAGATAAATTCATCCCTTACTTCTAAGGGGGGTCACGTGTGTAGTCCGATAGAGATAGAAGTGTCTCTAGTGGTTTCCTAAGatttctcaagtttttcctctggttgctctaTTAGGATTTCCAagtgttagagagaaggagaaaggattgaaaCCTCAATTTTACTATCTCTATGTGAGGGGAATTTCTCTTTCTATAGgcattatttcacaaatcccgATGGTGGGAATGTGCAAATATGAGTTATAAAGGGGGTGTCTAAAGTTCAGAACAATCCAACAGTTAATGAGTCTGAGATCTTAGTTTTACTGGGATAAGTTTGAGTGTATGCAAAAAAGAGAGGatttttggagaggaagaagaGGGAACGAATTTGGGAGGAAATgtaaaaactgacctaatatATCTCTATTTATAACCAGGGTACTCTGatcctattatttactctattttttatttttattttataaaaagaactataTTTaactctttcattaaataaataaccaattaaaacatcattttattttttaagacgtcattttactctatttaatttctaatactatgaaacctttattttaattaataaaaacctttttctctcatttatttaatttctaaaaaatctattaatttttaaacaaaactttttatttattttataaaaaacggGGTGTTACATTTAGAATCTCAAACATTAAATGAATGTCTTAAATGTCATCCTCTAATGTTGTATGAGTCATAGTCTGGTATCACATAAGATATAGTTTTTAACCTTTATATTTACTTGTATCTAATCAAAACAATTTGAAGTTTCAATTCATCTTAAGACACaaatgtcttttgacttaaaaaatatagtCTAAAAAACGCTTAGTGTTAATAGGTGAACAAAGAATAggaagaattacataaaaaataaaaataaaggttgAAAAATGGTAAATGAAAGCATATAAATGAAAGTTGTAATTTAAAGCATCAATTTTAGATTGATTGTGTTCTTAAATTAAGTACAAGGCTATTTATAGGCCTAGTAACTCAAATTCTCTATTGAATCATATTTTCTACTTGAAAACTTCCTACTTCCTAGAACGTGATTTGAGAATTATTAAACTAGTTTTGTACTGATTCAACTAATTCTAGTAGTTGAATTCAGCTAGCAGTAGCTGAAATTGTTTTAATGGCAACCACTTCCTATTTTAAATGGTGCATTATTATTGATCAGTTTTTAATCGTCAAAAGACATTTGAATATTagaaaatcatgaaaaatattctcttatctttattaaattaaatgacgtaattcaactaattttcttatgCTAAATCTTATCGCCTGCAGCATTATTTGGTTGTTAAAATGGTCAATTATCTTTAGgagtatatttttatataaatttttaggactttattttatgtttttgtagtTAACCAtcctttgttcatttttttattagtaagaaTTAAAGACAAGTATAATagaatttacaataatttacgCATCATGTTTAATCAATTGACTTAGATCCCCTTGATATCCTTTGTTCATTTGAGCATTTTGCAAatgaaatttaaccataaaactagagtaaattgaaaaaatggtAAATAAAGTGTGTCCTCTACATTTAATAaactaaagaaataaaaatgtgagattaaattgttaaattggtcagtctatttatttaatttgtttgttttgatttctctattattaaaaaataaattttgttcctatatttgaaaattgatgTAATATTATCCTTTTTATCAACACCATTTAAatttgacttaaatatatttttcatacctATAATATAGTTCGTTTTAATTTTACTACCTTTAaagatttttaactttcaatttactataaaaaaatccaTCTCAATACATTCAAGGTTTGCAActcctatttatttattaattaaagaaagtatttaaaaaatatactatttaCTATAAAAACAATCATCTCAATACATTCAAGTTTTACACctcctatttatttattaattaaagaaagtatttaaaaatatactattaaataaaaaatatctcaaatataacttttaaagtattatattaatagttaacaaatttatcaaaatacttTCTTTAAATTAGTATAGGAGGATATTGGTAAGAggtatttttaaatacttttaactTTCAATTAACCATGTATAAAAAACCGTCTCAATAAATTCTAGTCTCACATCCTCGGATCCTCCTATTTGTTAACTGAAGAAACTAGAAAGTAGTACTATTCAATATCAAGATTATACTATTAACCTTTTTCTATTTTGATAAATACTTGCACATATTAACTAATGAACACGTAAGTGATGAAGTTTATCCCTATGCAATACACTAGTGTGCTCACTGAATCACCAATCACCAGCCATGGAAAAGGTTGACCAAGCTTTCATCCAATACCCACAACACAGGCCAAATCTCACTATCATCCAACCTGAACACATTCCCATAATAGACCTCTCTCCAATAACCAACCACACAGTTTCACATCCATCTCCCATTGAAGGCTTGGTGAAGGAGATAGGAAATGCATGCAAAGAGTGGGGATTCTTCCAAGTTATCAACCATGGGGTGTCCCTCACTCTAAGGCAAAACATTGAGAAAGCCTCAAAATTGTTCTTTGCTCAGAGTTTAGAAGAGAAGAGGAAGGTTAGCAGAGATGAGAGTTCTCCCATGGGTTATTATGACACAGAGCACACAAAAAACATTAGGGACTGGAAAGAAGTGTTTGATTTTCTAGCCAAAGACCCTACTTTTGTTCCTCTCACTTCGGATGAACATGATAATCGTCTCACTCAATGGACTAATCCATCCCCTCAATACCCTCCACACTTCAGGTATTTATTAGGGATCGAAAACATATTTGatccttgttttattttttcttgtaattcAACTGTTAATATGAACAATTAGTTAATGGGTTGTGTATAAAATGATGTGAATATTGGTAGGGATATAATTAAAGAGTATGTTGAAGAGATGGAAAAGCTGTCCTTTAAGTTGATGGAGCTTATAGCTTTGAATTTAGGCCTTGAGGCAAAGAGGTTTGAGGAATTTTTCATCAAAGATCAGACTAGCTTTCTTAGACTCAACTACTATCCTCCATGCCCTTACCCTCACCTTGCCCTTGGTGTTGGTCGACATAAGGACTCTGGTCCCTTAACCATTCTTGCACAAGATGAAGTTGGAGGACTTGAAGTGAGACCTAAAGCAGATCAAGACTGGATAAGAGTGAAACCTATTCCAAATGCTTATATTATCAACCTTGGTGATATGATTCAGGTACCATTTATAGATATTTGAAAGAGATGTGGTTTATTCACTTCATTAATGTACTGCAGATACAAAATATATACAAGTGAACTAGCTAATCACTTCCTACAATTATGGGATAACACAACAAAATACATGACTTGATAAGGTTGTTGCAGCTAGCAGATAATGAGAATTTAAATGCACTGATTCGAATTCAAATTTGTGCTTCTACACCATTACCATTATAAAGACTGAAAAATTGATGATTGGGGTTGTTTATGCAGGTTTGGAGCAATGATGCCTATGAGAGTGTGGAACACAGAGTGGTGGTCAACTCTGAGAAAGCAAGGTTTTCCATTccattcttcctcttccctgcACATGACACTGTAGTCAAGCCTTTGGAGGAGCTAATAAATGAGCAAAACCCTTCAAAATTTAGGCCATACAAATGGGGCAAGTTTCTTGTCCACAGACTGGATAGCAATTTCAAGAAACAAAATGCGGAGAATGTTCAAACTTATCATTATAAGATAAGAGAGTAGTATATTAGCAACACCATTTAGCTTATGCTTACAAATTACATTGGTATGTAGCAGCGTTGATCCAAGACAACATTACTGATGCAAATGACTGAAATCTAATTTGCTGCTAAATTTCCTGGTGTGCATTATGTATGCAAGGATCACTGAATAAAAGAGCTAAAGTACCATTTATCATGTTTATCTCAATAATTGAAATTGCATTGGACTTCAATTTTaatgtttcaatttaaaattaacctCTAAACAACCTTTGGACCACATTGAATGAATTATCTGTTGGAAAGTTTTGTATtacactttatattttttttttaacaccacCGATGTCTTTTATAAGAAGTATTTCTGTTTGACTGGaataggcttaaatatgttttgctCTGGATATAACACAATTGCATAAGCTTGTGAGAGACAAAAGTTTTGCTCTGAATGTATAACACAATTGCATATACATTTGATTTGAATAATAATAGAAGTCATATGTGGTTCGCATGAACTTTTTCCTATTCATGCAAAAGCATGGTAGGAAAGTAATCCAATTAAGTGGCAAGGTGTCATCTGGCCTAAATCCACACTCCCTTTACCCCTTCTCTAATTTCCTCTGAAATCTACCCATTAATCATTTTAAggagtttaaaattaatgggaaagtaaaagaaaaaaaatgaatttttattcctaaaaaacaaattttctctttttcaataaaataaaaaaaatacatttttatctatattttttttcttttctattttctttcctcTCATCCAAGCATACTCTGGCTAGACTTAAACTCTGATTCACTCTTACAGATCCCACAAACACTTAGGTCTCCCAGCATCCAACAACCACTCTGCATCTTCAGCACTATGCT
This region of Glycine max cultivar Williams 82 chromosome 7, Glycine_max_v4.0, whole genome shotgun sequence genomic DNA includes:
- the SAN1B gene encoding senescence-associated nodulin 1B, with the protein product MEKVDQAFIQYPQHRPNLTIIQPEHIPIIDLSPITNHTVSHPSPIEGLVKEIGNACKEWGFFQVINHGVSLTLRQNIEKASKLFFAQSLEEKRKVSRDESSPMGYYDTEHTKNIRDWKEVFDFLAKDPTFVPLTSDEHDNRLTQWTNPSPQYPPHFRDIIKEYVEEMEKLSFKLMELIALNLGLEAKRFEEFFIKDQTSFLRLNYYPPCPYPHLALGVGRHKDSGPLTILAQDEVGGLEVRPKADQDWIRVKPIPNAYIINLGDMIQVWSNDAYESVEHRVVVNSEKARFSIPFFLFPAHDTVVKPLEELINEQNPSKFRPYKWGKFLVHRLDSNFKKQNAENVQTYHYKIRE